The Astatotilapia calliptera chromosome 22, fAstCal1.2, whole genome shotgun sequence region TCCATCGAGAGTGTCGCCAGACACACGACGCAACTGACCATCGAGTATCCGGCAGCAAACGTCTCCGCAGGACAATCGGGCTCTCCCAAGCCTAGCAGAGTGTCAATTCCATTACAGGACCAGTTGATGAAATCCATAattctttaggttttagagaacaagacTGGGAAACTCTTTGAGGGTTAGAGTTAGACGAGACTAGACAAACACatagaagaaaataagaacaaccccaggtttctttactgcactgtagccaggctgacaaaaagtcagagcaccgttgagccaaccatccctttaatgtTAACTATTAATGACTTGATGAATTTCTTCACAAATACAGTTTTAACCACTagagaaaaaaatgctcatAATCATCTCACAGCTGTAgcattatctacagctactttcagtaccactgatatttatttagactctttttctccaatcgATCTTTATGAGCTAACTTCAGTAAATGCCTCTGCtgaaccatcaacgtgtcttttagaccccattcctacaagactgctcaaagaagtcctgccattaattaatgctttaatcttaaatatgatcaacctatctctaataatcggctatgtaccacagcacagaaacagctttagtgaaggttacaaatgatcttcttatggcctctgacagtggactcatctctgtgcttgtcctgctagacctcagtgcagcgttcgatactgttgaccataatatcctattagagcgattagaacatgctgtaggtattacaggtactgcactgcagtggtttgtatcatatctatctaatagactccaatttgtgcatgtaaatggagagtcctcttcacacactgaggttaattatggagttccacagggttcagtgctaggaccaattctgtttacattatacatgcttcccttaggcagcatcattagaagacatagcatacatttacactgctatgcagatgacacccagctctatctgtccatgaagccagataacccacaccaattagttaaactgcaggaatgtcttaaagacataaagacctggatgacctctaacTTTTTGCTTCTATATTCAGATAAATCTGAAGTTATTGTATTTGGCCCTAAAAttcctagaaatatggtatctaaccagatactTATTCTCGATGGCATTactttggcctccagtaacactgtgagtcatttttgacctggatatgtccttcaatccacatattaaacaaatgtgtaggactgctttcttcgaTTTGTGCAATATCTCTGAAATCAGAAATGTCCTATCTtggagtgacgctgaaaaagttccaataaatacataaattaattgaattcaaaatcctcctcctcctcctcacatacaagataATCagaccccatcttatcttaatgactttatagtaccatataacccaattagagcacttcgctgtCTGACTACAGGATTACCTGTGGTTCTaatagtatttaaaagtagactgTTAGGCAgaaccttcagttttcaggcccctcctctgtggaaccagctttcACTTTGGgttttgggagacagacactatttctacttttaagattaggcttaaaactttttcCTAAAGTTCAGGTggatggatcaggtgaccctgaatcctacCGGTCAAGGcagatgcccccccccccctccgaGCCTGGTTAAATGAATAGGTGTGTCAAAAtgtttgactggtagtgtgtATGTATAGCTTTCAACTTGAACTTTGACATTGATGTCTGCAAAGAATGGTGTCAGCTCAACTGACAAAATCCAACGACAtctgtttctatttttaagATTCCCATTCTTTTTTCCCTCAGGCCCAACAGCTCACAGCACCTATAACAAGTGCTTCCAAGCTGCAGACCCAGAAGCATCAGCTCTATCTTCTTAAGAATGGAGAGAGCAGCGGGTACATCTCATATCCCTTCCTCAGCTTTCACTTATTATTCagcttctctgtttctctctggaTTGACTGAGTTGGTGTTTTCCAGCGGGACCTGGTCAGATGAGTCATGTTGAAATAACAAATCATGTACTGTAGCATTGAGACATAAAAGACACTGTTTTTAATGTATATCACAGGAGCTCACCTCAGTAGATATTTGTATTACTCATTGCCAAGTCAAACTAACCCCTATTCCTGTCTCCTAACTGCAGGGGACGTGGTGTGGTTGTGGGATTTCTGAAGGTTGGCTACAAGAAGTTATTTTTGCTGGTGAGTcacttatattttttttaatttccttttaacTTCTTTCCTTTCGGCCTTGCTGTGATCTGTATTTGACTTTCTGAAAGGCTTTTCAGGTATGCTTGCTATATTTCCTCCACAGGACCGGCAGGGTGTGCACGTAGAGGCAGAACCActctgtgttttggatttttacaTAGCAGAGAACCTGCAGCGAAATGGCTATGGGCTTGAGCTATTTAACTTCATGCTACAGGTAGAGAATACTTTAGGAATCCCTGAAATCATCTGAAACAGACCTTTCACAAAAAGAGCTAAAAACTGGAATGATGTGATAGTGgtacctaaaatgatgacattaGTATTGCAGGtcattgctgtgtgtgtttattggtaattgcatgtttttgtttctctgtctttctccatCTCCCACCTGTAGCACAAGAATTTAGAGCCAGTGCTGATGGCTTATGACAGGCCTTCACCTAAATTCCTGTCTTTCCTGGCAAAGCATTACTGCCTCACGCAGAGTGTTCCTCAGGTACGGGCTGCACTTCACACAGTCATTACACTTTTTAAAGCAAATCTTTATTACCTCTGGAGAGCAAAAGAAAAccctgtagtttttcatttgaCTTTTAGTGGGGCTTCGCTTGTTATCATGGCTATAATTAGGCTAATCTtgctccctcctctttctcttcaaTTTTGGCTATTTTTAATACTGCTACTTCTCTATTGTAAAATAAATGGTTGTTTACAAGTTTATCTGTAGTGGAATTTCTGGGAAGACAGGGTACCCCctgtttatataatataatcagTTAATAGCTTTACATCTTAGGACAAGGTAAATTTAGATAAGAAACTGACTGAGAAGAGAAGGgtccaaaataagaaaaacagtgccagcacaagacaaaaacatccaATGTACAATTCAAATTAGTCAAAATTATATCACCTTACAGTATTTGCATTACTTGAATTTAAACAGTAGGGTTCCAGTAAAAATATACATGTAACTCATCTGACAAAGGGGGAGTTATCAGCctgcttttcatgtgtttttaatgaaatttagtTTTGCCGTTTCATGCCAAAGATCAAACAAGAGTTTCTATACTGGATTCCATTCATAGAAATTGACATTATCAACTAATTACTACTCTCAATCTtcctaaacattaaaaaaaaatcaggaaatcCCTGATTTGAAAAGTGGTGACACCTGTGCATGCACTGACATCAGAAGGAACACAGTGAGATGGACCTAAAAGATGTATACAGAATATAAGCTAGACAACACTAGTTACACACTTGGATCCCAAAAGACTACGTATGAGATGAGTTGTAAGTTCAAATGAGGAAATTACAAAGGCCTGATTTAGACCTTTTAGAGACTATAACGTAACTGTAAGTGGCGGACATTGCTGCCCGCATTTTTGCTGGTATAGTATCATTGGGTCATCTCCCAAAGTTTCATATGCAGCcaacagacagaaaagaaattcCTTCCTAGCTTCTTGCTTGTTGATGTGATCAGTTTTTTGGGGGCAAACCTATTTGTCCCTCtagtttttccacttttttgtGCATTCCCTCATTCAGGTAGTTTCATCTCTCACCAGGAATTTTCTGACATTTGTGAGTCCTTATATTGATGCTATCATTATTATTCCTTACACTGAGACTGTGATTGTTATTCTCTTACTGATAAATTATAAAACTGCGTTGAAAAAGTAGCTGGAAATGCACAGGAGGAATTGACAGTGCTGACCAACCCATTCAAAATTGTTGCCAATTGTGTCAACCTGACCTGCAATTACTTTTCTCAGGAGTTGCATATCAGGTTACATCATAGGTTACAGTGTAGGGATGTTATTGGTGGACACACCACTAAGACTGGAAATGCAGGGGCTGTCAGGACACAGATGGTTATCTACTTACCTAGTTAACTTCATAAGAAATTTTAGTGATCTGTTTTCTTATTATTCTGTCCAGGTCAATAACTTTGTGGTTTTTGAAGGCTTCTTCCTCAACAGAGCAGGTAACTTTTTTGCCACTTTGATCCCATTGCTGTGGTTCTGCAAGCGATTATTAAATTATATCTGCTTTGTGTTAACATAAGTTATAAGGTGTCTTCCAACAAGCAGCTCCAAAAATGAAATTCTTACTGGTGAAGCCTGTGTTTTCTTAGCATTCTTGATATTTCTGGATATGTTAATCAACACTGGTGGTTCAGTATAAGAACAGTATGAGTTCAGTTATATAATACTTAACACACTACATCTAGTAGTTTTAAAGTAAACAGGTGCTTAGACACAAAGTAAACACACAAAGTTTTGTCACATGTGTCtttgtggaagaaaaaaagccaCCTGCAGTAGATTCAGtgggtagagcaggtcatctactaattggaaggttggtggttcaatccctgactGCCCCACTCTGTGTGCCAAATATTCTTagacaagatactaaccccaacttGTTTTGTGATTCATCGATTGATGTATGAATATGTGCTTGTGTGACCAGATGAACAAGAGAAGCTGCATAGAGTGCTTTGGGTGCTCAGGTAGAATAGAAACGCACTATATAAGCGTTTCCAGTGGGGGAATCATTTCGTCGCTCATCCAAGTGTCTTCATCAATCTcacctgactgcaggtttctccaaccTTAAAcagcatttgcataatgactgaaactagcaccactgactgcaggtttccccaatcagCTGCGgttgaagaagtcacttggatgagtaatgaaacatttctcctaTGGAAATGCTACATACAGATGAACATAATCAGCTTctggggatttccttacctggatgattgagcatgcatcaatgattcagtaaaaaggactagatgttacagtccctgataatgcattgctttaGATGGAGAGACTCTTGAGTgatggctgttatgaggaaaggcGGCCCAGAAACTTTGCCAGCAGCACGCATCGTTGTGTGCCTCAACTTtcggtcttttacccaggctaatctgccattttctttccttggttaggtttagggattagagatctgatctagtttatcattttaaaatttggtacacatcgtcagtagtggacctttgattcatcgggtgtttcggccattatcactagacaccctcatccaaggaggccctgccagggttgatcaggcTCTGGAGTGTGTCACTGGTTTATGTTAActtgttatttctcttcttctttcttctgtttagtttcctacagtttattttttatctatTCACTGCAACTGAGAAATAATACTTACCTCTTCAGCATTTATGGAGCCTAACATCTTCAAAGGGATAGAAAAGGTGATAGAGACAAAAGGGACAAGATAGGAGAGAGGAGAGCCAGAAGGGGGCGCCTGATCTGGCTTCCCACACCTCCCCGCCGGATCGGGCTGTACGCTCTACCTCCCCACTGTCTCccagaaaagggaagaagagtagaggggagaagagcggaatatttcttttctctcgCGGTTAGCTGACTGCCTTAGCGACCCAAGTGATGTCAGCCCTTTTTAGCCATAGCCAGTGACTGGTCCTCTCAGCAGTGTTAGCTAGTTCTCTTATAGCCTGCCGTTGCGCCTGTCCTCTGATCCTAATCTCTCTAAGCAGCTTTGCTGTTGTGCTGGCAACAAAGACCCTGCACCCCACTTCCACCGGGCGCACCTTGATCTTCCAGCCTctgtcctctgcctcagctgccaaGTTGGCATACCGCAGCTTCTTACGCTCAAACACTTCCTCAATTGCTTCCTCCCATGGTACCGTCAGCTCAGTGACGTACGCAAGTTTTGGGGGGTTAGACTAAAGGACGAGGTCTGGTGGCAAAGTTGTTGTTACGATCTCTGTGGGAAAAATTAGCCTCTGATCCAAGTCCACTTGCATCTGCCAATCCCTAGCAACCTTCAGCGGGCCCAGGTCTGGGGTTGAGGGGCTTGTCCTCAGCTTGTCTCCTTCCCGGACAAATGTTGATGAAAACTGACGCTCCTCTTGGTTCGTGAAAGGTTGAGCTTTgatggattttcttttgcacaCAACTTTCTCTGCTAGACACCTGAGGACCTGGTTGTGTCTCCATATTTATCAGCCCTGATTAAGGCTAGACCAACCAAGATGTGCTTGAGTGTTGCTGGGACTGTACAAAGGGGGCAGGATGCGTCCTTTCCAAACCACAGCTGCAGATTTATTGGGGAAGGTAGCACATCATATGTCGCTCGGATGATGAAACTTAGTCTATTAGACTCCATGCCCCAGATTTCACTCCATAAGAGTTTCCTCTTTTCCACACTCTCCCAATTCACCCAGTGAGATCTCAAGCCTCCTCAACCAGGCTAGGGATAGGCAATGACAGTATCCCGTCGCTGTAGAGTCCAATGCTGCTGAGGCATTTGGGAAGTCCAAGCCACTTCTTAACGTAGGAGCTCACTAGCCTCTCTAGTCGATTGGCATGATTGAGTGAGACCTCGTACATTGTCAGCGGCCACAGTATTCTGGGTAATAACCCAAACTGGAAGCACCAGAGCTTCATTTTCCCTGGGAGTGCAGTGTTGTTAATCCGCTTGAGGTCATCAGCCAAGTTCTGCCTTAGTTGTTCTAGTTGCCACGTATCATTGAGGTCTGCATTATACCACCGTCCCAGGCTCTTTATGGGCTTCTCTAAGACTGTTGGAATTGGTTCTCCACTGATATAGAATTGCTTGGCTGTCAGCTTTCCTTTTACAATGAGTATATAAGAACCTTTAGATATGCAAGTTTAAACGTGGCACTCAACCCAAAAAGAGTGCTGCAGTGCTTTCATTCCAGTTccaaaatattttgtttcatcAAACTCTCCCAGGGTCAACCTCTTCTCCTCTGAGGGATCAGAGGGTGTACAGCTTTTTGTAAGgactgttctttcttttttttccccctcatacATCTTGGTCCCATTCCTCTGTCCCATAATTAGTATAACTTCACACGTCAGTGCTTACGTTTCAGGTTA contains the following coding sequences:
- the atat1 gene encoding alpha-tubulin N-acetyltransferase 1 isoform X8: MEFPFDINQLFSERISVLDQTLVAGRKSAGRPDLQAHIATVIDELGRASAKAQQLTAPITSASKLQTQKHQLYLLKNGESSGGRGVVVGFLKVGYKKLFLLDRQGVHVEAEPLCVLDFYIAENLQRNGYGLELFNFMLQHKNLEPVLMAYDRPSPKFLSFLAKHYCLTQSVPQVNNFVVFEGFFLNRAGSTSSPLRDQRVYSFFGPVEKGSPKKARRRDQALLFNGERSCSPGAEESSLAVCSSPLPPALGGLPVVQIPQRGMLPQQGTPSSHSNFFPWLQQEPEPTVTSQRPLQSKTHQ
- the atat1 gene encoding alpha-tubulin N-acetyltransferase 1 isoform X7 → MEFPFDINQLFSERISVLDQTLVAGRKSAGRPDLQAHIATVIDELGRASAKAQQLTAPITSASKLQTQKHQLYLLKNGESSGGRGVVVGFLKVGYKKLFLLDRQGVHVEAEPLCVLDFYIAENLQRNGYGLELFNFMLQHKNLEPVLMAYDRPSPKFLSFLAKHYCLTQSVPQVNNFVVFEGFFLNRAGSTSSPLRDQRVYSFFGPVEKGSPKKARRRDQALLFNGERSCSPGAEESSLAVCSSPLPPALGGLPVVQIPQRGMLPQQGTPSSHSNFFPWLQQEPEPTVTSQRPLQSKTHQFP